In a single window of the Clarias gariepinus isolate MV-2021 ecotype Netherlands chromosome 16, CGAR_prim_01v2, whole genome shotgun sequence genome:
- the LOC128544056 gene encoding inositol 1,4,5-trisphosphate receptor-interacting protein-like 2, protein MSVYTLNLRVFWLLVACVLGVLLLLHHFVLRGSQERSDGCSDQGTESVPLLKYVFAFALCYFFIRYCSSQPGATKQGVHAVAGKPTGPTRELLEDHFERHVRLSPHVLGHSKAHVAKLVSELVRVGRTDVLPESSLGFRGDVVQVGSSYEEHKVGSPDCFDILVPLKLPRGLKMEPCSYGKNSGGAPLVTLETPRKEEWPRRHKVFTDAYLRSNGSPGVYRLSTDSVMRWFYNASQRCLSAVRYPFEQRCSLSLSLIEGQRVQLHLTPRSDYVCCHISMGVRLIPAFPLGDSAFLVASPGAQRSKDLWTVYFPKQEQKLLGWLKAKLPASSCHLKSLQLLKEVRDLGGQALDQQAGAEWKTVLSSYVLKTAWLRVLLSTPSDAWEDRHLMDRMEDLLRFLRDKLQSGSLHHLLLGGDKGLLPESVSLPKVVKEAVPSNLWSEFSCESLELVSARLSHSWTHLPRLIRLGRPQRTSLGRGIHCKHIDSE, encoded by the coding sequence ATGAGTGTGTACACGCTGAACCTCAGGGTTTTCTGGCTTCTGGTCGCTTGTGTCCTCGGCGTCCTGCTGCTGCTTCATCATTTTGTCCTGCGAGGATCTCAGGAACGATCCGATGGCTGCTCTGATCAGGGAACCGAGTCAGTCCCGCTCCTCAAGTACGTCTTCGCCTTTGCACTGTGTTATTTCTTCATCAGGTACTGCTCATCTCAGCCTGGAGCTACTAAACAAGGCGTTCATGCTGTCGCCGGAAAACCCACGGGTCCTACGAGAGAGCTGTTGGAGGACCACTTTGAGAGGCACGTACGTCTTTCTCCGCACGTTCTCGGCCACAGCAAGGCTCATGTGGCAAAGCTGGTGAGTGAGCTGGTGCGAGTGGGGCGGACTGATGTACTTCCGGAGTCCTCTCTGGGGTTCCGAGGGGATGTTGTTCAGGTTGGGAGCTCGTACGAGGAGCACAAAGTCGGTTCGCCGGATTGTTTTGACATCCTGGTCCCGCTTAAACTTCCCCGAGGGCTCAAAATGGAGCCCTGCAGTTACGGCAAAAACAGTGGCGGTGCACCACTGGTCACTCTGGAGACGCCACGTAAGGAGGAATGGCCACGGCGCCACAAAGTGTTCACGGATGCCTACCTACGTTCAAACGGTTCCCCGGGAGTCTACAGGTTGAGCACGGACTCTGTGATGCGCTGGTTTTACAACGCGTCCCAGCGCTGCCTGTCGGCCGTACGGTACCCCTTTGAGCAGCGCTGCTCGCTCAGTCTTTCTCTCATCGAGGGTCAGCGTGTGCAGCTTCACCTCACGCCACGGTCCGACTACGTCTGCTGCCACATCTCCATGGGCGTTCGGCTCATCCCGGCTTTCCCTCTGGGTGATTCCGCTTTCTTGGTTGCGTCCCCCGGCGCTCAGCGATCCAAAGACCTTTGGACGGTCTACTTCCCAAAGCAGGAGCAGAAGCTTCTCGGATGGTTGAAAGCCAAACTCCCTGCCAGCTCCTGCCATCTCAAAAGCCTTCAGCTGCTCAAAGAAGTGCGGGACCTCGGCGGGCAGGCATTAGACCAGCAAGCCGGAGCCGAGTGGAAAACGGTGCTTTCGTCCTACGTACTGAAAACCGCTTGGCTACGTGTCCTGCTCAGCACGCCTTCCGACGCCTGGGAAGATCGGCACCTGATGGACAGGATGGAGGACCTGCTGCGTTTTCTAAGAGACAAGCTACAAAGCGGGAGTCTACACCATCTCCTTCTCGGAGGTGACAAAGGGCTGCTACCTGAATCTGTCTCTCTGCCAAAGGTCGTTAAGGAAGCGGTGCCGTCTAACCTGTGGTCCGAATTCAGCTGCGAGTCCCTTGAGCTCGTCAGCGCTCGACTGTCCCATTCCTGGACCCACCTGCCTCGTTTAATCCGTCTCGGGCGTCCACAGAGGACATCTCTGGGACGGGGGATCCACTGTAAGCACATTGACTCTGAATAG